A stretch of alpha proteobacterium HIMB59 DNA encodes these proteins:
- a CDS encoding LSU ribosomal protein L21P (PFAM: Ribosomal prokaryotic L21 protein~TIGRFAM: ribosomal protein L21), with translation MYAVLKSVGKQFKVSPGDILKMDKIEGNVGDTISFKDVVAVGNGDKFELGSPAVQGAEVSAKLLHQTRDDKIRVFRKNRRKHFQRTKGHRQYISILKVMSIKSAIGEESFKEPAKKAAPKKEAAPKAEAPKKEAAPKVEAPKTEEKKTVKKETTEVKE, from the coding sequence ATGTACGCAGTTCTAAAATCAGTAGGAAAACAGTTCAAAGTATCACCTGGTGATATTTTAAAAATGGACAAAATTGAAGGAAATGTAGGAGATACTATTTCTTTTAAAGATGTCGTAGCTGTTGGAAATGGCGATAAGTTTGAATTAGGGTCACCTGCCGTTCAGGGTGCTGAAGTTTCTGCAAAACTTCTACACCAGACGAGAGATGACAAAATTCGTGTTTTCAGAAAGAACAGAAGAAAGCACTTCCAAAGAACAAAAGGTCATCGTCAATACATCTCTATTTTAAAAGTGATGTCTATTAAATCTGCAATTGGTGAAGAAAGCTTCAAAGAGCCAGCTAAAAAAGCTGCTCCAAAAAAAGAAGCTGCACCAAAAGCTGAAGCTCCAAAAAAGGAAGCAGCTCCAAAAGTAGAAGCTCCTAAAACTGAAGAAAAAAAGACTGTGAAAAAAGAAACAACTGAGGTAAAAGAGTAG
- a CDS encoding LSU ribosomal protein L27P (PFAM: Ribosomal L27 protein~TIGRFAM: ribosomal protein L27), which produces MATKKAGGSSKNGRDSAGRRLGVKKFGGEHVIPGNILVRQRGTKFYPGDNVGIGKDHTLFSKAEGKVQFKKSRNRQFVSVH; this is translated from the coding sequence ATGGCAACAAAAAAAGCAGGCGGAAGTTCGAAAAACGGAAGAGACTCGGCTGGTAGAAGGCTGGGTGTCAAGAAGTTTGGCGGCGAACACGTTATCCCTGGAAACATTTTAGTTCGTCAGCGTGGTACTAAATTTTACCCGGGCGACAATGTCGGAATTGGGAAAGATCACACTCTTTTCTCCAAAGCTGAGGGAAAAGTGCAGTTCAAAAAATCCCGTAACAGACAGTTTGTTTCCGTCCACTAA
- a CDS encoding Obg family GTPase CgtA (PFAM: GTPase of unknown function; GTP1/OBG~TIGRFAM: Obg family GTPase CgtA; small GTP-binding protein domain), with the protein MAFIDKAKIYIKSGNGGHGALSFRREKFIEYGGPNGGNGGKGGDVIFRGNKGINTLQRYRFNQHHKAQNGMGGAGQLKTGSSGKDLILDVPCGTEIYNEDMTIKLHEILDDDQTYHFLRGGQGGKGNAHFKSSTNRAPRKFQQGEKGQEATVRLKLKILADVGLVGMPNAGKSSILNFVTNAKSKVADYAFTTLHPHIGMVQKEDLEFVLADIPGLIENASDGKGLGHDFLSHVERCKILIHVIDTTEADPFKNYQIIRQELENYGAEIESKKEIIALNKVELLDEKEVEQIKEKFSSLDRRIFTISAATGYHLDQLTNLCLEYLQDE; encoded by the coding sequence ATGGCGTTCATCGATAAAGCAAAAATTTATATTAAATCTGGCAACGGTGGTCATGGCGCCTTAAGTTTTCGTAGAGAAAAGTTTATTGAATATGGTGGCCCGAATGGTGGCAATGGAGGCAAAGGTGGAGACGTTATTTTCCGAGGGAACAAAGGAATTAATACCCTTCAACGATATCGCTTTAATCAACACCATAAAGCACAGAATGGTATGGGTGGCGCTGGTCAACTCAAAACAGGATCCAGCGGAAAAGATCTGATTTTAGATGTTCCATGCGGAACGGAAATCTACAATGAAGATATGACTATCAAGTTGCATGAAATCCTCGATGATGATCAAACCTATCACTTTCTTCGTGGTGGCCAAGGGGGTAAAGGCAATGCTCACTTTAAAAGCTCCACAAATCGAGCACCTCGAAAATTTCAACAAGGAGAAAAGGGTCAAGAAGCAACTGTCCGATTAAAACTCAAGATCCTAGCTGATGTTGGTTTAGTAGGAATGCCTAACGCAGGAAAGTCTTCTATTTTAAATTTTGTCACAAATGCAAAATCGAAAGTAGCAGATTACGCTTTTACCACACTTCATCCTCATATCGGCATGGTTCAAAAGGAAGATTTAGAATTCGTCTTAGCTGATATTCCTGGTTTAATTGAAAATGCTAGTGATGGAAAAGGTCTAGGACATGACTTTCTCTCTCATGTAGAGCGATGTAAGATTTTAATTCATGTAATTGATACAACAGAGGCTGATCCTTTCAAAAATTATCAAATCATCCGCCAAGAATTAGAGAATTATGGGGCTGAAATCGAAAGTAAAAAAGAAATTATTGCACTTAATAAAGTGGAGCTGCTTGATGAAAAAGAAGTAGAACAAATCAAAGAAAAATTCTCCTCTCTAGATCGACGAATCTTTACTATCTCTGCCGCTACGGGATATCATCTCGATCAACTGACAAATTTATGCTTAGAATACCTTCAAGATGAATAA
- a CDS encoding glutamate 5-kinase (PFAM: PUA domain; Amino acid kinase family~TIGRFAM: glutamate 5-kinase), which yields MNKTFQNLAKQSKVIVIKVGSNILVNEKFKLRKKWLNSLVDDVAKLQKKGSKIIIVSSGAIALGRDVLQKKKLTNLHEKQAAASIGQIQLSQNWQRAFARSKIQSSQILITAEDLNERRKYLNIRNTIYSLMDLNVIPIINENDTTSTEEIRFGDNDKLSAMIANALSAELLILLSDVNGLYTSNPKKSSNAKLLTSVSEIDQKIEKYVDQDLSEFGSGGMLAKVNAAKLCMQSGSTMIISNGLVNNPIDQIHPKKSTWFHPAKNILTSRQQWIWNRPIQKAIIHIDEGASKALGKNSSLLAIGVKGIEGRFYRGDTVSIHYNKKEVARGMINYDFKEMDQIKGKKSNEISTILGFVREDEIIHKDNLVASR from the coding sequence ATGAATAAAACATTTCAAAACTTAGCTAAACAATCAAAAGTCATTGTGATCAAAGTAGGCTCTAACATCTTAGTCAATGAGAAATTTAAACTACGCAAAAAATGGCTGAATTCCCTAGTAGATGATGTTGCCAAGTTACAAAAAAAAGGCTCTAAAATTATAATTGTCTCCTCTGGGGCGATTGCATTGGGAAGAGATGTTTTGCAAAAGAAAAAACTCACCAACTTGCATGAAAAACAAGCCGCCGCCTCTATTGGTCAAATTCAATTATCTCAGAATTGGCAGCGTGCCTTTGCAAGATCTAAAATTCAAAGTTCTCAAATTTTAATTACTGCAGAAGACCTCAATGAACGAAGAAAATATTTAAATATTCGAAATACAATTTATTCACTGATGGATCTCAATGTTATTCCTATTATTAATGAAAATGATACAACCTCCACAGAAGAAATTCGCTTTGGAGATAACGACAAACTCTCTGCTATGATTGCCAATGCTCTGTCTGCTGAACTCTTAATATTACTTTCTGATGTCAATGGTCTATATACAAGTAATCCAAAAAAGTCTTCTAACGCAAAGTTACTGACTTCAGTTTCAGAGATTGATCAAAAAATTGAAAAGTATGTTGATCAAGACTTAAGCGAATTTGGTTCTGGCGGAATGCTTGCCAAAGTCAATGCTGCGAAGCTTTGCATGCAATCTGGATCTACAATGATCATCTCCAACGGATTAGTGAATAATCCTATCGATCAAATCCATCCTAAAAAATCTACCTGGTTTCATCCAGCAAAGAATATTCTGACTAGCCGCCAGCAATGGATCTGGAATAGACCCATACAAAAAGCCATCATTCACATCGATGAAGGTGCATCCAAAGCTTTGGGTAAAAATTCAAGCTTACTGGCTATTGGGGTAAAGGGCATCGAAGGACGGTTTTATCGTGGTGATACAGTTTCAATTCACTACAATAAAAAAGAAGTGGCGCGTGGAATGATTAACTATGATTTTAAGGAAATGGACCAAATTAAAGGAAAAAAATCCAATGAAATCAGTACTATTTTAGGTTTTGTGCGTGAAGATGAGATCATTCATAAAGACAACTTGGTGGCTTCTCGATGA
- a CDS encoding glutamate-5-semialdehyde dehydrogenase (PFAM: Aldehyde dehydrogenase family~TIGRFAM: gamma-glutamyl phosphate reductase): MSEYFDQILTQAKQASFDMAKLSAKDRSKILMNISGFLVARKQEILQANQIDIDRAKQNNLSAPMVNRLILTDIKIDQLAQDVEKIAQMADPLNQELEKWSNPTNGLQFSKVSVPIGVIGIIYESRPNVTIDAASLCLRSGNVSILRGGSECIETNKKLYECIQEALKDLQLNPYLVCFVEQTDRAYVQELLQAEGKVDVIIPRGGKSLIQTITDNSRVPTIKHLEGICHTIWDEGYPKEQAQSIIHNAKLRRPEICGATETLLIHSSHSAEDIAYVLDDLKSQGCEIIGCEKLAQLYSIDRPAVEEDWSTEYLDKKISVKIVDNIEESVDHVNQYASGHTESCLTNNSQSIQYFFQNCKSAILMHNASTQFADGGEFGFGAEIGISTDKLHVRGPVGAKHLTTFKYQVTGNHTTRP, from the coding sequence ATGAGTGAATACTTTGATCAAATTCTAACTCAAGCAAAGCAAGCTTCCTTTGATATGGCAAAATTATCAGCCAAAGATCGCAGCAAAATTTTAATGAACATCTCTGGATTTTTAGTTGCTCGCAAACAAGAAATCTTACAGGCCAACCAAATCGATATAGATCGAGCCAAACAAAACAATTTATCCGCGCCCATGGTCAACCGATTAATTCTTACAGATATAAAAATCGATCAACTCGCACAAGATGTAGAAAAAATTGCTCAAATGGCTGATCCTTTAAATCAAGAATTAGAAAAATGGTCAAACCCAACAAACGGACTTCAGTTCTCCAAAGTCTCTGTTCCGATTGGAGTTATTGGAATTATTTATGAGTCACGTCCTAATGTCACTATTGATGCAGCAAGCTTATGTCTTCGCTCAGGCAATGTTTCCATTTTACGGGGAGGCTCTGAGTGTATTGAGACCAATAAAAAATTATACGAATGTATTCAAGAAGCCTTAAAAGATTTGCAACTAAATCCTTATCTTGTTTGCTTTGTGGAGCAAACAGATCGTGCTTATGTCCAAGAGTTACTTCAGGCCGAAGGGAAAGTTGATGTAATTATTCCACGAGGAGGAAAATCGCTTATTCAAACGATCACTGATAACTCTCGAGTTCCTACGATTAAACATTTAGAGGGTATTTGCCATACGATTTGGGATGAAGGTTATCCTAAAGAGCAAGCCCAATCGATTATTCATAATGCAAAACTTCGCAGACCTGAAATATGTGGTGCTACCGAAACATTGCTCATTCATTCTAGTCATTCTGCTGAAGATATCGCGTATGTCTTAGATGATCTGAAATCACAAGGATGTGAGATTATTGGCTGTGAGAAACTAGCTCAACTTTATTCCATCGATCGTCCAGCCGTGGAGGAAGATTGGTCGACGGAGTATCTGGATAAAAAAATATCTGTCAAAATCGTTGATAATATTGAAGAATCAGTTGATCACGTTAATCAATACGCCAGCGGTCACACCGAAAGTTGTTTGACCAATAATAGCCAGTCCATTCAATACTTTTTTCAAAACTGCAAAAGTGCCATCCTCATGCATAATGCTTCCACTCAATTTGCTGATGGGGGAGAGTTTGGCTTTGGAGCAGAGATAGGGATTTCAACCGATAAGCTTCATGTCCGTGGACCGGTGGGAGCCAAACACCTCACGACTTTTAAATACCAAGTAACAGGCAATCATACGACCAGACCCTAA
- a CDS encoding cytidyltransferase-like enzyme (PFAM: Cytidylyltransferase~TIGRFAM: nicotinate (nicotinamide) nucleotide adenylyltransferase; cytidyltransferase-related domain), translating to MNRTVGIYGGFFNPFHLGHLHVIQSSLEHLQLQKLITLPTFHNPLKENINSLHPHDQIKQLRSEISLPKVKISDFEFRHQTKCTADVLKKIQSRCSLDQFYLIVGLDQLGQFHRWTEYQWIIQNISICVIYRPRYDEHIENTHIHKEFPHLFMSDLTKFINHSTPCLHILNLPGVDLSSSELRDS from the coding sequence ATGAATAGGACCGTAGGAATTTATGGGGGGTTCTTTAATCCTTTTCATTTAGGACACCTTCATGTTATTCAATCCTCTCTGGAGCACCTTCAGCTCCAAAAACTCATTACCCTTCCAACTTTTCACAATCCTTTAAAAGAGAATATCAATTCCCTCCATCCTCATGATCAGATAAAACAACTTCGTTCAGAAATTTCCCTGCCGAAAGTGAAAATTTCAGATTTTGAATTTCGCCATCAAACTAAATGTACTGCTGATGTATTAAAAAAAATTCAGTCTCGATGTTCTTTAGACCAATTCTATTTAATTGTAGGATTAGACCAATTAGGTCAATTTCACCGTTGGACGGAATATCAATGGATAATCCAAAATATTAGTATTTGCGTTATTTATAGACCGAGATATGATGAACATATTGAAAATACACACATTCATAAGGAATTTCCCCACTTATTCATGTCTGATTTAACTAAATTTATCAACCATTCTACGCCTTGTTTACATATTCTTAACCTTCCTGGGGTAGACTTATCATCAAGTGAGTTACGAGATTCCTAA
- a CDS encoding iojap-like protein (PFAM: Domain of unknown function DUF143~TIGRFAM: iojap-like ribosome-associated protein) — protein MSYEIPNQHKDPAVQAIVNSLEDNKAENVTVIPLKGKAEFAEFMVVASGRSNKHVDSVSEKVYRDLKSQKHFVHKPEGKPLCDWTVIDAGHVLVHIFRNEVREVYDLEKLWSEDFTNINTAS, from the coding sequence GTGAGTTACGAGATTCCTAATCAACACAAAGACCCTGCTGTTCAAGCCATCGTCAATAGCCTTGAGGATAATAAAGCTGAAAACGTCACTGTCATCCCCTTAAAAGGAAAAGCAGAATTTGCTGAATTCATGGTTGTCGCTTCCGGTCGTTCCAATAAACATGTGGACTCCGTCTCGGAGAAAGTTTATCGAGATTTAAAATCTCAAAAGCATTTTGTTCACAAGCCAGAAGGAAAGCCTCTTTGCGACTGGACGGTTATTGATGCAGGTCACGTTTTAGTGCATATTTTTAGAAATGAAGTTCGTGAAGTTTACGATTTGGAAAAGCTTTGGTCTGAAGACTTTACCAATATTAATACGGCCTCTTAA
- a CDS encoding peptidase, S41 family (PFAM: Peptidase family S41; PDZ domain (Also known as DHR or GLGF)~TIGRFAM: C-terminal peptidase (prc)), which yields MLKYILIFLFAFHAPSSFADTTKETYRQLSIFNEVYNRVKNQYVEELTDKELVEKALNGMLQALDPHSSYMNEEVFKEMQEDTSGTFGGLGIEITTDKGFIKIISPIDDTPAFEAGIQAGDYITHLNGESVVDMNLKEAIDIMRGEVGTSITITIIRGSEEPFDVELIRDTIKMASVKHRVLNDVGVLRVSTFNEQTTSGLKESIQELEESENPPIGYVLDLRNNPGGLLTESVSVSDVFLEEGEIVSIRGREKKDVQVFSAKKGDLINKKPLVVLINEGSASASEIVAGALQDHDRAVIMGMKSFGKGSVQTIVPIDGGAIRLTIAKYYTPSGDSIQAVGIEPDVVVPRAELNIIDNYFTFRESDYKDALDNETTDGSEEEATSTDILEKDYQLSRAVDAVKTIAVLN from the coding sequence ATGTTAAAGTACATTTTAATTTTTCTTTTCGCCTTTCATGCCCCCTCTAGTTTTGCCGATACTACAAAAGAAACTTATCGCCAACTCAGCATTTTTAATGAAGTATATAACCGAGTCAAAAATCAATATGTTGAAGAACTCACCGACAAAGAGTTAGTGGAAAAAGCATTAAACGGAATGCTTCAAGCTCTTGATCCTCATTCCAGTTATATGAATGAAGAAGTTTTTAAAGAAATGCAGGAAGACACTTCCGGTACCTTTGGTGGACTTGGAATTGAAATTACAACTGATAAAGGATTTATTAAAATCATCTCACCGATTGATGATACTCCAGCATTTGAAGCTGGCATTCAAGCAGGGGATTACATCACTCACCTTAATGGCGAGTCTGTTGTAGATATGAACCTAAAAGAAGCAATTGATATTATGCGAGGGGAAGTAGGAACTTCTATTACCATTACTATTATTCGAGGTTCAGAAGAGCCATTCGATGTTGAACTCATCAGAGATACAATCAAAATGGCTTCTGTAAAGCACCGTGTTTTAAATGATGTTGGTGTTCTTCGTGTTAGTACATTTAATGAGCAAACAACTTCCGGACTCAAAGAAAGTATTCAAGAACTAGAAGAAAGTGAAAATCCACCGATTGGTTATGTGCTTGACCTTCGTAATAACCCAGGAGGTTTACTAACGGAGTCTGTATCCGTTTCTGATGTTTTCTTAGAAGAAGGGGAAATCGTCTCTATTCGAGGTAGAGAGAAAAAAGATGTTCAAGTATTTTCCGCCAAAAAAGGCGATTTAATTAATAAAAAACCCCTAGTGGTATTAATTAATGAGGGTTCAGCATCGGCCTCTGAAATTGTAGCAGGTGCTCTTCAAGATCATGATCGAGCAGTCATCATGGGAATGAAATCTTTTGGTAAGGGGTCTGTGCAAACTATCGTACCTATTGATGGTGGTGCGATACGATTAACCATAGCCAAATACTACACCCCAAGTGGAGACTCAATTCAAGCTGTGGGTATTGAACCTGACGTTGTGGTTCCCAGAGCAGAACTAAATATCATTGATAATTATTTTACCTTCCGAGAGTCTGATTATAAAGACGCTCTGGATAATGAAACTACAGATGGCAGTGAAGAAGAAGCTACATCAACTGATATTTTAGAAAAAGATTATCAGCTCTCTCGTGCTGTAGACGCTGTTAAGACCATTGCTGTTCTTAATTAA
- a CDS encoding NUDIX-domain protein (PFAM: NUDIX domain), producing MKTNPKDYRPNVGMMIINQKKEIFVGKRIDHPSEFWQMPQGGIDAQEVPSIAALREMEEEVGIKENKVEMLTESQDWYYYSIPKDLAETLWKGKYKGQRQKWFLYKFKGTDKDINIHTEHPEFSDYKWVTKDFLVPNIVPFKKEIYEKLLVEFKDYL from the coding sequence ATGAAAACTAATCCCAAAGACTATCGTCCTAATGTAGGGATGATGATCATCAATCAAAAAAAAGAAATTTTTGTTGGAAAAAGAATTGATCACCCTTCTGAGTTTTGGCAAATGCCCCAAGGAGGAATTGATGCTCAAGAAGTTCCTTCCATTGCCGCTTTAAGAGAAATGGAAGAAGAAGTAGGTATTAAGGAAAATAAAGTAGAGATGCTGACTGAAAGTCAGGACTGGTACTACTACTCTATTCCTAAAGATCTTGCGGAAACCTTATGGAAAGGAAAATATAAAGGCCAACGTCAAAAGTGGTTTTTATATAAATTTAAGGGCACAGACAAAGATATCAATATTCACACAGAACATCCCGAGTTCTCTGATTACAAATGGGTTACCAAAGATTTCTTAGTACCTAATATTGTTCCTTTTAAAAAGGAAATTTACGAAAAACTTTTAGTAGAATTTAAAGATTATTTATAA
- a CDS encoding ATP synthase, F1 epsilon subunit (PFAM: ATP synthase, Delta/Epsilon chain, beta-sandwich domain~TIGRFAM: ATP synthase, F1 epsilon subunit (delta in mitochondria)), producing the protein MINLKVVSPQKVIFEKEVEMAVLPGAEGDFAAMENHSPFISSLRPGQMAIMANNQLQESFFVSGGLVMLKDKTCEVLVDQIESLGDVNSSNYQQTKTYQELEGNESAQGTFEQVINSPSYK; encoded by the coding sequence ATGATTAACTTAAAGGTCGTCTCACCTCAAAAAGTTATTTTTGAAAAAGAAGTTGAAATGGCAGTATTGCCAGGAGCGGAGGGTGATTTTGCAGCAATGGAAAATCACTCACCCTTCATCAGCTCGCTACGACCCGGACAAATGGCAATAATGGCCAATAATCAGCTCCAAGAAAGCTTTTTTGTTTCTGGCGGCCTGGTGATGTTGAAAGATAAGACTTGTGAGGTTTTGGTTGATCAAATCGAGTCTTTAGGTGATGTGAATAGTTCTAACTATCAACAGACTAAAACCTATCAAGAATTAGAAGGCAATGAGTCAGCTCAAGGGACTTTTGAGCAGGTCATTAATTCCCCCTCTTATAAATAA
- a CDS encoding ATP synthase F1 subcomplex beta subunit (PFAM: ATP synthase alpha/beta family, beta-barrel domain; ATP synthase alpha/beta chain, C terminal domain; ATP synthase alpha/beta family, nucleotide-binding domain~TIGRFAM: ATP synthase, F1 beta subunit) has translation MASNKAGKVTQVLGAVVDVAFEGELPPIMNALSTNVGDQKLILEVAQHLGENTVRTIAMDATEGLQRGQEVQDDGNPISVPVGPETLGRIMNVIGEPIDERGPIESKKTLPIHRSAPEFVDQSTETEVLVTGIKVIDLLAPYAKGGKIGLFGGAGVGKTVLIMELINNVAKAHGGYSVFAGVGERTREGNDLYHEMIESGVINLDGGSSKVSLVYGQMNEPPGARARVALSGLTQAEYFRDEENQDVLFFVDNIFRFTQAGSEVSALLGRIPSAVGYQPTLATDMGALQERITTTNKGSITSVQAIYVPADDLTDPAPATSFSHLDATTVLNRSIAELGIYPAVDPLDSTSRILEPRTLGEKHYQVARDVQKTLQTYKSLQDIIAILGMDELSEEDKLVVSRARKIQRFLSQPFHVAEVFTGSPGKFVSLEDTIKGFEGLVKGDYDHIPEAAFYMVGTMEEALEKAKKMAEEATK, from the coding sequence ATGGCAAGTAACAAGGCAGGAAAAGTCACGCAAGTATTAGGGGCTGTGGTCGACGTCGCCTTTGAAGGAGAATTACCCCCTATCATGAACGCCCTATCAACGAATGTGGGTGATCAAAAATTAATTTTAGAGGTAGCCCAGCACTTAGGAGAGAACACGGTTCGAACTATTGCGATGGATGCTACGGAAGGCCTCCAGCGTGGCCAAGAAGTTCAAGATGATGGAAACCCTATTTCCGTTCCTGTTGGACCTGAAACGCTTGGACGAATTATGAACGTGATCGGTGAGCCCATCGATGAACGTGGACCCATTGAGTCAAAGAAAACTCTTCCTATTCACAGATCTGCTCCTGAGTTTGTTGACCAATCCACTGAGACCGAGGTACTGGTTACCGGTATTAAAGTTATCGATTTGCTCGCTCCATACGCAAAAGGTGGTAAAATTGGTCTATTTGGTGGTGCCGGTGTGGGAAAAACCGTGCTCATCATGGAATTAATTAACAACGTTGCGAAAGCCCACGGTGGATACTCAGTGTTTGCCGGTGTGGGAGAGCGTACTCGTGAAGGTAATGACCTTTATCATGAAATGATCGAGTCTGGTGTTATCAACTTAGATGGTGGATCTTCAAAAGTGTCTCTCGTCTACGGTCAGATGAACGAGCCTCCAGGAGCAAGAGCGCGTGTTGCTCTTTCTGGTCTAACACAGGCAGAATATTTCCGTGATGAAGAAAACCAAGACGTGTTATTCTTCGTTGATAACATCTTCCGTTTTACTCAGGCTGGTTCTGAGGTGTCGGCGCTTCTTGGACGTATTCCATCAGCGGTGGGATATCAACCAACCCTAGCCACGGACATGGGTGCCCTTCAGGAAAGAATTACAACTACGAACAAAGGTTCGATTACATCCGTTCAAGCGATTTATGTTCCAGCTGACGACTTAACAGACCCTGCGCCAGCGACATCATTCTCTCACTTGGATGCAACAACCGTGTTGAACCGTTCAATTGCAGAATTAGGAATTTACCCTGCGGTGGATCCACTAGACTCTACTTCGAGAATTTTGGAACCCAGAACTTTAGGTGAAAAGCACTATCAAGTAGCTCGTGATGTTCAAAAAACTCTTCAAACTTATAAGAGTCTTCAGGATATCATTGCGATCTTGGGTATGGATGAATTATCGGAAGAAGATAAGTTAGTTGTATCTCGTGCTAGAAAAATTCAGCGTTTCTTAAGTCAGCCATTCCACGTAGCAGAAGTCTTTACAGGTTCACCTGGTAAATTCGTCTCCTTAGAAGATACAATCAAAGGCTTTGAAGGCTTAGTGAAGGGCGATTACGATCATATCCCTGAAGCTGCTTTCTACATGGTGGGAACGATGGAAGAAGCTTTAGAAAAAGCAAAGAAAATGGCTGAGGAAGCGACTAAGTAA
- a CDS encoding ATP synthase, F1 gamma subunit (PFAM: ATP synthase~TIGRFAM: ATP synthase, F1 gamma subunit), producing the protein MPSLKELKNRISSVKSTRKITSAMKMVAASKLRRAQELAESSRVYADSLAFILSSLAGKNSNSSDLPEILTGRENPQTTLLIVNSSDRGLCGGFNSNLFRNAKTWIAEQQAKGKTVKLLTVGKKAASFYRRAEIDVIANFEDLTSNDRQIQVAEEIKNKIVELFEAKEVDEVSILFNKFVSAIAQEPTYQSIIPMANDEEDSSEEVETSNAVFEFEPDKNELLEYLLPRNFLTQIYRSILESSASEHAARMTSMDNATRNAGDMIDRLTLTYNRTRQAFITKELIEIISGAEAV; encoded by the coding sequence ATGCCCAGTTTAAAAGAATTAAAGAATAGAATCTCAAGCGTTAAGTCGACGAGAAAAATTACCTCGGCGATGAAAATGGTGGCTGCCAGTAAGCTCCGTCGTGCGCAAGAACTTGCTGAGTCTTCTCGCGTCTATGCGGATAGTCTGGCTTTTATTCTTTCTTCTTTAGCAGGTAAAAACTCCAATAGCTCTGATTTACCAGAGATTTTAACAGGTCGAGAAAACCCTCAAACAACTCTACTGATTGTGAATTCTTCAGATAGAGGACTATGTGGAGGATTTAACTCTAATCTATTCCGTAATGCTAAAACTTGGATTGCAGAACAACAGGCTAAAGGAAAAACTGTCAAACTTTTAACTGTTGGAAAGAAGGCGGCGAGTTTTTATCGTCGTGCTGAAATCGATGTGATTGCTAATTTTGAAGACCTCACATCCAATGATCGTCAAATTCAAGTGGCTGAGGAAATTAAGAATAAAATTGTTGAACTTTTCGAGGCAAAAGAAGTCGATGAAGTTTCTATTCTCTTCAATAAATTCGTATCTGCTATTGCCCAAGAGCCGACTTATCAGTCCATTATCCCAATGGCAAATGATGAAGAGGACTCTTCAGAAGAAGTAGAGACAAGCAATGCGGTTTTTGAGTTTGAACCTGATAAAAATGAATTACTCGAGTATTTATTACCTCGAAACTTTTTAACACAAATTTACAGAAGTATTCTGGAAAGTTCTGCATCTGAGCATGCAGCGAGAATGACTTCTATGGATAACGCAACAAGAAATGCCGGTGATATGATTGATCGATTAACTCTAACTTATAATCGAACAAGACAGGCATTTATTACAAAAGAACTTATCGAAATTATTTCGGGAGCAGAAGCTGTTTAG